The sequence tacaacCTTCttaagtgtatcggttttataagtttgtttgaaagaatgctgtaatgctgctccttatatacgaaatgtcttattgacaacgggtaaaaacgggaagaaacagGTAGTTACAGACGGGTAAAacggtagtttgattgtcagcggagggcaacaaactgaagaagtgggatattaagagattaagtattacctaaatctatttgtatcttatgtttaggtaataacttgaatagccaggagggcttatttccttggtcacgattcaataaagaaatggagttatttttgaagatttctaaactttcagctgtgtctaatttccatgggttggaaatttgtcttatgatttttatgtcgttggtagtgagttcatgatcttcagaaaaggcatgttcagctacttttgacttgaaatgatgtggtagtcctttaTCTAATTCTtcagatgctttcgctatttcagcgacgtactctttgaaacggatgtctagagttctctctgtttgtccaatatatattttatcacaatgagaacacgaaattttgtataccccagattttttcaaattatccgtaggatcttttgtagaacctagtaaatttttcaattgacagttcatgctgctgaatgctaaatccaaaccaaatttatttagttttgctttcaaaggatgtgcaatgtttggattgaagtctaccgatattctttttaaatttttcgatgGAGGAGAtagagttgtaagtgattgttttttcaacaatcttaattttttgtcgaggattgtttgaattgaacgctccggatatccattgagctttccaatttcgaaaataaagtttttttcttttattgcaacatctctcttaaggggtaaggtcagcattctgtgaatcatatggtggaaagctgccattttgtgttggtgggaatgattagaagtatttggtatgacccgatctgtgttggttggcttcctgtatATCTCGAAATTTAAGATTTTTGCCTCTCTGATAATGAGgatatctaagaaaggtaaactgttgtctttctcctcctcataggtgaatttaatgtttttatgtaagttattaatcatttgtaagaaagttgataaatcattgcgtttgatgatacagaatatatcatcaacgtatctccaccagcgattaggtaataatccctgatttttcaaaagttattcaagatttgccataaacaattcgcataaaaacggggagagcggattacccattggtgccccttgtaactGGGAGGTCTTTTCTTAGATctagactgttttttttttttcatttaccaacagagatgccattcatacagaattatctgCAATGTACTGATTTGTATGCGTTAATGcggatttcatgcaggatacagatttaacagATTTAATGAATGTTGCCGAAAccaaatacagaattgtgcctacttctcagcCTCCAACGCAATGCAAAATCGAACCGTATatattaacacgtattcaaattagaatgaacgcaatgaacacataaaaaaacctgtgagagctgtcaaaattgattcattttgttcatatttgtgaggttatgttatgttcgtgcaaaacctaatgggTTCGTTTGGCTCCCTTAGAGGTATTCGCCAGTCTGttactacacgcagagaaaaatattgtaaaaataactaaattagGTTATAGGCAGTTTTAtacaatgaattttttttattgaaatagtgacaaacgaaaatctgggttgatattgcaaatattgctacttgaaactacaaaacatgatgatTAATTTTCCTCAGTGGATCAGTTTGTtttaatcaatattttgataaatataACATGTTagattttacttgtgcgttcatGTCAATTTCTtgtcaaacaatttcacagtaaattcaattcgaaaaattagttttaaatgaaCGAACTCtagtattttcaattttttgaaaaactaaccaaaaaagaataaattttaCAGCTTTGTATAcaccacaaactaataatcggtTTCACGTACCTGAGAAGTCATTTTTcagatctcatggaagatttttcaacattaagttccatgaacaatagagaaCTTAttctatagggtaacagaggtattttggctcactttaggatttattttattttggttcactttgtaaaaatatccaccaaatgtaatatctttgaaaaactcttccgcaataggtattttaatgtgattagcttcaaattggtgcaacatgggttacttaacatcggttaaatccataaagtttgttaggtgggccaaaatatatgaagtggccaaaatacctctgttaccctaatagTGCGAATAACttgacttttttttcaaacttttgcgCTTTCCCCACCTCTTGAAACTCCTCTTGCTCCCTTGAGGCCCCACCCCCTTGAACCATCTCCCCACCCTTTTGAACCGCCCCTTACACCAAAATATTCTGAATTTGTGTTCCAATTTATTGCCTGAAAATGTATATAGCATTACTTAAACTTATCAGATGATGCTTTAAATCATATTCCCAGATGGTCGGCGGAACAACACTCCTTTTGAATGACCTACACCATCCGATCGAAGAAACCATTCATTACTGCTATGTATGCAATGTCGCCATCTCCAACTCGATCAACAATCTGTGTCAATTGTTTCCTACAATAAGCGAAGATGACGAAACTGTCAGTCCGGCTACCATTCTTGCCAACATTTTACAGTTCGATATTACTCCAGAATTGTCTCATTCACAGGCAATTTGTATTGAATGTAATTCCCTTTGTAATGAATACCAGAATCTACTAGATCGCTTAGACTCGATTAAACTGCAGTTAACCGTTAGTTACAACAGTACTGTTACTAAGCTGGCAGCATGTTTAACGGCAAGAGAGTTGGTTGAAGCCGAAGCCGAAGCATTGGATGATTCAAGTGTGTCACAAGATCTAAAGTTGCAGAACGATGGAACAGAACTAGTAAAATTTTGAGCATCCCgggagaattgtaatcttttaccTTTTATCTTTCTAGATAGGAATCCCCCTTGGGCATTTGACTGCAGTGGTTTCAGTTGTTTCGAATGCAGACCCCAAAGTCAATGTTAAATATGAGAATGATGAGAATTTGTCCAATTTACATTTGGTTCCTGAATCTATTGCATGCAGAACGGTTTCTCCTATTAAAAACTCTCGCTCCATCATAAAAGTGCTTGAACAAACCACTTCTACGAATAGTAATGTAACTTCTGATCCGAATAGTCAGGGTGTACACGTCTGCGAAGTTCCGTCGGCCGAACTTTCAATGGAGCAGTTTTTCGACGGAGCTGATGGAAATATGGTTGAAATAATCACTGAAGGGAATTCAACGGATTATATTTACGATAGCGTGATTGAAACAATTGGTGAATCGGATGATGACGATCCCGGCGGGAAGACCGGAACTGGATCAATTACTCTTGATGCTACTAATAATCAACCTGAACAAGAATTTGTGACGGAAGACGACTCTAACGGTGCACACATTCTTATTGCAGCAGCAAACGACAGTATAAAAACAATGCAAAAGAGATTGGAAGCGGTGAGTAATTATTTGAAACAATTAATTGCATTAATTTCAATCCACACGTTTTTCGACTTTCGAtttaaataacttttcaaaACAAGTTTAATTTGCGCCCcttcctggaaggattcttagtgtcagtaggatccatagtactagccatgcaatgattctgtacactaagaatcggctgcgaagtctgttgaaacagaaaggccaaattccacaaaaggaatgtaatgccaggactttggttttaatttGCGGAATTTCATTTGATGCAAAGAGGGAAGTTTTGGTAGGTCCCGTTTAATTAAAATGTTATAATGATGTTAAATCGCATTAATTGTACTTTATCctagttttgaatatttttccattACAATTATCTTAATTCTATTAGGTCCTACTGCTTATTACTATTGTACTATTACTATAATTTAGTATTTTAACCTTATGTATTAGCTAATGGACAATGGTGAAACTTATAGTTTCACCCGGACGTACCCCTAGGACGAAGCAGTCACCGTTTGTCGATTGCTTTTGTTCGACCCTGCCGAACGTGGCTTGGGTTGCAAATTGTTAGCTATGTAGACAACTAGCATTGACACCAAACACCATATAGGGATCATCATTCCATATAGCGGCATTGAATTGTATTCCATTTTAAGACAAATGAATATCTGTGACAAAATTTTTAGCAGTATTCCTGCTACGTAATATTTATAGTGCCGGAAAGAAATCAGTCGGTTGGCGTGCTGACGctgaataatttcaataatcACCCAAGTAATTAGTATAGTATCGTAGAGCCATAGCGGAATGAATACGATAAACCAATTCCAATTAATACGGTTTTCCAATCGAAGACAGAGCAATATGAGGAACACTAACAAGATGAACCAAGTAAACAGAGCACGTTGAACGAATCCCATGGCAAAATGTTAGAGTCTAGAAGCAAATTTGTAAttatattttaaattattttaaaaggCTGTCAAATTACCTATCTTAATATACAGGAATTTTCTAAACTTTAGccaaaattgaacgattttgagAGAATCATACTTGTTTACATGGTGCGAAATTCTTCGTTTACTTTTCTATGCTAAATgtcaaacattttattatttcgttCTTTACATTCTCAGTATTGGCACCACTGGCGAAATATTTCTAGAGTTATTTTTCCGGCAAAACTTGAAATATTTCTGCTAAAGTCACcctaccctcttagaaaaaaacattcaacgatggtccttcattggtagatacgttggatcattggtccaatcaatcgttcaacgggaggccaacgcggcaccttcgtttgccgattttgaaacagaccgtggAACCGAATACCACTtagttttttaaactaacactacatacctgtacaatatCTCTACTTTACGTACGCACTATTGCAAAATTGAACACTTACACAAACATCGCAATTTCGTCGTTTGAATATGACATCTGCCGCTGTAATGAACCTTTAGGTGACGCTTAAAAAAAGCAGGCGCAttgattgacaatttgtatagttgcATTGATGAAATACATAGTCAGTAGATATACACCATACCACGATGTTCTTTCTACATATATTATGTTGATATGAACAATATGCATGGTACTTTCAAACTTGACAATCTCTACCCAACTATATGTTAAttcatggtaacattattatattctGAAGAAAAACTTACTTACATGGTAGTCATAATTATATCACTTTATTATGACCGAAAgctcaatttcaccttacttgtAATTGTCATTGGgtcttttttgttcttattttaaTGATTGTCAAAATTACCActccagaaaagtcataaaaacaAATAGTATAGTTAAGTAGTAGATTTTTTGTCTAGTGCTTACCACAATACAGATGGTAAATAATCTAATATCATGATCGTTATTTGAGTGTATAGTTGAATTGACCATGAGAAACAGGTTGCGGTtactataatatttttctgagtgtagatGGTCGGGTTAGGATTGCTGCACACCCgaacccgatcgaaaataaaaaacttttaccGGGCCCTAAGACTGAACCCGATCTTGAGATTAGTTTTTCTTCTGAATCCGATTTTTtacccgataaaaaaataaaaatctaaccgtacccgacccgaaccctaaAAAATTTCCGAAACCCGACCAAATTTTTCAACCCGTCAGGTTCGGGTAcccattgaaaataaaaaaaatcggcacACGTGCCTGACACGACAAAGCTGACTTCTCTTTACTTTAAACGCTCCACAGGAAGTTCACTCATTCTGATTAAAGGGAAAGTGACGATTAACTAAACTGACTGCCAGTTGGATGAAACATCTTCAATCAAATCTCGatacacttccggtgaaactctaaacgagtgagcacgttgcatcgtgttagtccggagaaaattcgagtattttgcaagaaagaaaggattttcatccgtacttttCACTTTGTAGtctagtgaaaagaaagtccattcgaCTATaatcgaaaattaactggcaatatagccttagttgctgtgccatcaaatcggcgtcatctcaagtgaggtgacgccaactaGAAACAGAAGAAGAAATCTCGATACATATATGACGTCACacacgaaaaaatattcataaaagtAAAGATTAAATTGAATAATTTAGATTATAAACAAACTTTATTCGATAGACATATTATCTGGAAACATGGTTTTCGGAGTTGGGTAACCTACTCTGGTAGACTGTGTGAAATACAATTTTCTTGTTCTTCTCTTAAAGTTTGTACCGCAAAATTATAACATTTTGTAAAATATATCAGTCAATACTCATaaattaaaaacattttctatGAATCAGCTTTTTTTCAAAACCAAAACCAATTACTACTGCGCGCTATGCCGAGCAAACAACGGACCATCTACGGCCCACAACGTGAAAACTATTACCCTTCACCTGAAAACGGAACACAACGAGAAGATCCTTATTTGTGAACATTGTGACGCCATTTTCCGGAGGCGATCAGAATACAACGAACATCTTGATCAACATGTCGCATCTGAGATGACTGACTTTCGTTGCGATATCTGTTCAGTCAAGTTCAGCAACATTCGTGCGCTGCGAATGCACCTTAAGAGTCACCAAGGCACATCAAAAGTATGGGTCTGCGAGATATGCAATAAGAAGTACAGCTCAAAGAACTTGCTGGATGAACATATGAATATGCATTCCGGAAAACGACCTTTCAAATGTGCTCATTGTCCCAAGGTTAGTTCATTATGGTATCGTGTGTGTCAGAATTTCAACCAACTACTATTATGCAGGATTTTGCGTCTAAATATACCTTAGCAGCTCACATGAAGATACATCAGGACCGAGAAAGGATCTTCAATTGCAAGGTGTGTGGCAAAAGTTTTTTCAGTCAAAGTAATCTTCTGCAGCATGAGCGAACCCACACCGGTGTGCGAGACTACACTTGTCCGGATTGTGACAAAACGTTCATGTCGCAACATAACCTTGATATTCACAAAATTGTGCATTTGAATTACAAACCATTTATATGCCGCACTTGTGGCAAGGGATTTGCACGAAAAGCGGAAATCAAGGATCACGAGAGGACTCACACAGGTCCGTTAAACAGAAACACTTGGTTATAACTTCCATCGTGCTAATTTCTTCCGCACCATTTTGCAGGCGAACGACCATTTATTTGCGATATCTGTGATGCAAGCTTCTCCCAGCGATCTAATCTGCAGTCACACAAAAGGGCGACACATTTCAACGATCTTCGGTACAAATGTGACCTGTGTGGTCGGTGCTTTAAACGGCGAAGACTGTTAGACTATCATATCAAAGCTTGCCACACAGGTGAAAGACCTTATAAATGCGACGTTTGCTCCGCGACCTTTGTCTATCCAGAGCATTTTAAAAAACATCAAAAAATCCACACTGGATCGAAACCCTTTGCTTGTGAGGTGAGATTAGAAAAATTGCATATGAATATTCCATTTATTGTGTTTGAATACAATTGATCTTTTCAGGTTTGCAGTAAAACATTCAACAGCCGAGACAACCGCAACGCACACCGGTTTGTGCACAGTGACAAAAAGCCTTATGAATGTGTCACTTGCGGGGCTGGTTACATGCGAAAGCCACAGTTATATGCGCATATGCAACAACGTGGTCATTTAAATGGCACTATCGTGGTAAACCAACCGAGAATTACTAACGAAGATTTGTTGGAGTTTGACACGACCACTGATTCGATTGGGGATCCGGTTGAATTAGATACAAAGGACGGAATAATTTTCGAGGAAAATGACGAAGGAGAAGACATAGATGAGgtagaatgttttaaaaatcacgaaacacacacacataaatatatatatatatatatatatatatatatatatatatatatatatatatatatatatatatatatatatatatatatatatatatatatatatatatatatatatatatatatatatatatatatataattaattaattaatttatttaatttctaAATGTTTCAGTACTATGTCGAAGAGGATGCTGAAGAAGAAGGTGTCATAATTGCTAGCGATGATCAGGCAAATATGCATTTGCAAAATACGGTAGGACTCCCCGAAGCGACCGCACTGTTTGCAACCAGTAGAGGCTTTATCGATGAATCAGACATTGTGAGTCAAGACGAAGAAATGCAACTCGTGAAACTCAATATCACCAATTCTAATGGGAAAAACAGTATTACCTGGGTAAACATGGTAACTGAATAATCCTTCAAAAATATGTGAATTTTGTCCAAAgaataaaactataaaaatttttgaaaccaTGAACGGTAAAATCTATTCATTCGACCATAAACATATGACGCAAAGTTAATTATTgcagtttagtgataaatagaTGAAAAGGGGATCGTTGTTATGAAAAAGGTATAAATCAGGATAAATCGTTCGAATCAAAGCAGATGcggaacaaaaaaaagtcaTTTGAGGGCTTTTATACCACATGTTTGTGCTGAGTGCAAATGACTATGTTACTTGTttgacgtttcgtcttcgaccaaACAGTCCACTAGCAGTTCACGTTGAATTACTAATGCCATCTCGCGGCTTAAAATAAAGTGCTAAGTTGACGGGTGTACGTCATTTGGCCGAAATTCTTTTGGCATAACTTTTGATTGGCATACATCTTTTTGGCATAATGTCATATAGCATAAAATAAAAAGATATACtatttcatttggcataatttcaattgtgcatattttctttcaatattCGATTAGTTCTAATTGCGTGATTCTTGTCGCATTACTGCCGTAAAAACGAGATTACAGGTTTTCTTGCTAAGCCATCGCTTTCGATTAGTGATGGGGCGACTCAAACTGCATTACGCTTTCGACGGCGGGTCGATTATGTTCATCTATCAAAAAGCCAAGGAGGCTCGGAGGTACTAAGACACCGAGGCGACGctggctgagtcggccgccgacccgcagTCGTAGATGGCAGCCCCGCACACAAACCTGTAATCCACCCGTTTGCCCTGTCTCGCAAAGATTAGGGCTATCTCTTGGCTTCGCATAAGGAGGTCACAAGGCGGCGAAACCGTATTTTTTATGTCACAACGAGTACAAGGCAACCTCGGCGGCGCCAAGCTGCTGAGGTAACGCAGTCCGAGTCGTTCAATACCTAATCGGAAGCGATTGTCTCTAGCAAGGAAACCGGTTCGCCACgtgaccctgtcagcttggagcgaaatcaattttcagttctgcAACGCTTCGTTCTATCTATCTGGACATCTTGTTAAAATGATGTCTAATTCTCTAATTCTATCTGgacatcttgttaatatgatgtctttgatagaAGTCAGAAGggaagaaaaatgtcaaattcgtgcgcgccaaaatagcagcactgcgcacccataagcggaccttacacgatcattaaaagtgtcattactaaaaaataatatcattttaatgaacgtgtaaggtgcagtaatgacgagttttgGTTAACGCAGTAGCTCACAAGTTACTACGATCCCAACTGTCGTCAACAAAAACAGCTATAACAACCGTAGCTGTTAGAGAAGAACTTTTCATCAGTTCAAATCTAACCACCGATCAGAACAGTTAAGAAATAAACTACTTTTAATAGCTTAATCCGGTCTTGCTTACTGCACTCTGTTACATACAAGGGGTTATGGGTACCCCACAAATTCACGGAATTCCACAATATTCCGGTGGACAAGACTTCGAAAATTGGAGCTTCCGCGTCAAGTTGTTTCTGGATTCAGTGGATGTGCTGAAGGCCTTGACAACCGGTGTTCCATCTGTGGAAGCGGAGAAGAAGAAGTTCGAGGAAGCTGACTGGAAGGCAAAAAGCTTAATCTTTGGATTCCTGGCTGATGAAGTCCTGGAAGTGGTCCGGCACAAACAAAGCGCAAAGGATATGTGGACGAGCTTGGGCAAAGTTTATGCCAAGAAGTCGGTGGTGAGTCAAACTCTCCTGAGGAAGCAGCTGGGTCGTTTGCGTATGAAGGAAGAGGCCCCAATGCGGTCACACTTTCTGATGTTCGAAGATTTGGTAAGACAACTGAGAACGGCTGGTGCGGTTTTATCCGATGGAGATCTCGTCTCTCAGTTGTTTCTGAGTTTACCGGATACGTATGATCCGTTGGTTACGGAGCTTGAAAATATCAGGGAACCTGAAAGAGCAAGGCAAAGATTGTTAGCGGAAGAGCAAAAGCGTACCGATCGCATGGATGAAACTTCGGAAGCAAGACCAGTTTGCAGGTAACCAGCAAAAGAAGTATGTTGGCAAGTTCAAGGGAACTTGGCCACATGAAGAAGGACTGTAAGCAGAAAAATGCAGTCACAGAAGAAAAGACTGTCAGTTTTATGGTGAGTCGCGACAAAGCTACGAAACCGAGTGAAAAGACTATCCACTTCGACTCCACTAACTGGATTCGGGAGCGAGTGATCATTTGAAACCTTAACGACTCCCGTGGTGATAAATGTTGCGAAGGATGTAACCAAGGCATACATCTGAACGTGCGGAAGGTGATGTATGTACCGAATCTACGAGATAACCTGCTGTCGGTACAAAAGTTCGCGAACGTTGGTATGGAAGAACTGTTCCTGAAGAATAAAGCGGTATTGAAAAAAGATGGTAATGTTGTCGCCACTGCCCCAAAGAAAGGAAATCTGTACGAACTCGATATCAAGGTAATAGTAGCTGCTGCGAATATTTGTCAAGTTGATCGCAATGAACTGTGGCACCGACGATTGGGACATCTCAGTGAAAGTGGCTACGATCGTTCGGAAAGAGCAGGCAACTGGTGTAAATTTCAAACTTGGGAAACTTCAGTTCTGCGATGATTGCGCTCAAGGTAAGCATTGTCGGGATCCTTCCAATGGATCACGTGATAGAGCAAAGCAATTTTCATTCCCATGTGTGCGGCCCGATTGATCCCTCTGCCTGGGATGGCTCAAGATATTTCGTGTCATTTATCGATGACAAAACACATTTTGCAATGATTTATCTcatgaagcggaagtcggaggTCTTTGAGAAATTTCGAGAATATGAAACGCTGGTGATCGCTAGCTTTGGTATGCGAATCTCGAAACTAACCGTAGATCAAGGTCGAGAGTATGGCTCTACGGCGcaaaaatcgttctacaaagagAAGGATATCCAAGTAGAAACCACAGGGGCTTATACACCCCAACATAATGGTGTGGCTGAGCGGTTCAACAGAACGCTTGTTGAAAAAGTAAGGACTATGTTGATTGATGCGTCAATGCCGAAGCCGATGTGGAATGAAGCTGCCTTGAACGAAGTGTTCCTGATCAATCGCAGCCCTTTCTCTGAAAGTTTTAccccagctgaaagctggataggCTCCAAACAAGATCTAGCAATCGCAGccagggctggcaataatcaactccgtacttcatcatcaccgagttcagctcacctgcaaatcggtttcagaagcatcgctgagcgagttgagtaactgggtaaccatttgtgtagagaaaacatcgtctcaacatcgtagtgtcaagcaatcagcagatgagcgctgagtgtacatcaaatattagaacccactgagagacgatttttgagttgtgatttgatgtgtttgtacatcaacacattgaatccGATTCTTGTGgcactgtctcgcttgtattccccatccaccagagttgccatgggcggccaacgttcgaatcgatgccatttaTATCCAATTCTCAAGACATGTTTTCGTATGCTGGAAAACGCATTCGGTTttagtagccagttgtgtttagctcgagacataAAATTCAATCGCTACGGATCATCACGCTACGATTCgacttttgttttcgtacattaatgcacgtgctcgttttgagtaccagcaaaaacaaaaccgaaaatctgggttgtgttggcagctctgtggtttaagcatacactcaccggtgtagctcggtaaggtgatgccaaactcagtactcactttttaaaactaagaatgagagttaaatgctaagaaatcaaaactgagaaccatcaattcCATAATAATTTGTTGTCAGCGatgctctgtataggtgagtgtgtttgtttagatcagcgatgagtttcatctttaccatcattttacggattgcatc comes from Malaya genurostris strain Urasoe2022 chromosome 3, Malgen_1.1, whole genome shotgun sequence and encodes:
- the LOC131435461 gene encoding zinc finger protein 3 homolog isoform X1, whose product is MMVGGTTLLLNDLHHPIEETIHYCYVCNVAISNSINNLCQLFPTISEDDETVSPATILANILQFDITPELSHSQAICIECNSLCNEYQNLLDRLDSIKLQLTVSYNSTVTKLAACLTARELVEAEAEALDDSSVSQDLKLQNDGTELIGIPLGHLTAVVSVVSNADPKVNVKYENDENLSNLHLVPESIACRTVSPIKNSRSIIKVLEQTTSTNSNVTSDPNSQGVHVCEVPSAELSMEQFFDGADGNMVEIITEGNSTDYIYDSVIETIGESDDDDPGGKTGTGSITLDATNNQPEQEFVTEDDSNGAHILIAAANDSIKTMQKRLEALFFKTKTNYYCALCRANNGPSTAHNVKTITLHLKTEHNEKILICEHCDAIFRRRSEYNEHLDQHVASEMTDFRCDICSVKFSNIRALRMHLKSHQGTSKVWVCEICNKKYSSKNLLDEHMNMHSGKRPFKCAHCPKDFASKYTLAAHMKIHQDRERIFNCKVCGKSFFSQSNLLQHERTHTGVRDYTCPDCDKTFMSQHNLDIHKIVHLNYKPFICRTCGKGFARKAEIKDHERTHTGERPFICDICDASFSQRSNLQSHKRATHFNDLRYKCDLCGRCFKRRRLLDYHIKACHTGERPYKCDVCSATFVYPEHFKKHQKIHTGSKPFACEVCSKTFNSRDNRNAHRFVHSDKKPYECVTCGAGYMRKPQLYAHMQQRGHLNGTIVVNQPRITNEDLLEFDTTTDSIGDPVELDTKDGIIFEENDEGEDIDEYYVEEDAEEEGVIIASDDQANMHLQNTVGLPEATALFATSRGFIDESDIVSQDEEMQLVKLNITNSNGKNSITWVNMVTE
- the LOC131435461 gene encoding zinc finger protein 3 homolog isoform X2; protein product: MVGGTTLLLNDLHHPIEETIHYCYVCNVAISNSINNLCQLFPTISEDDETVSPATILANILQFDITPELSHSQAICIECNSLCNEYQNLLDRLDSIKLQLTVSYNSTVTKLAACLTARELVEAEAEALDDSSVSQDLKLQNDGTELIGIPLGHLTAVVSVVSNADPKVNVKYENDENLSNLHLVPESIACRTVSPIKNSRSIIKVLEQTTSTNSNVTSDPNSQGVHVCEVPSAELSMEQFFDGADGNMVEIITEGNSTDYIYDSVIETIGESDDDDPGGKTGTGSITLDATNNQPEQEFVTEDDSNGAHILIAAANDSIKTMQKRLEALFFKTKTNYYCALCRANNGPSTAHNVKTITLHLKTEHNEKILICEHCDAIFRRRSEYNEHLDQHVASEMTDFRCDICSVKFSNIRALRMHLKSHQGTSKVWVCEICNKKYSSKNLLDEHMNMHSGKRPFKCAHCPKDFASKYTLAAHMKIHQDRERIFNCKVCGKSFFSQSNLLQHERTHTGVRDYTCPDCDKTFMSQHNLDIHKIVHLNYKPFICRTCGKGFARKAEIKDHERTHTGERPFICDICDASFSQRSNLQSHKRATHFNDLRYKCDLCGRCFKRRRLLDYHIKACHTGERPYKCDVCSATFVYPEHFKKHQKIHTGSKPFACEVCSKTFNSRDNRNAHRFVHSDKKPYECVTCGAGYMRKPQLYAHMQQRGHLNGTIVVNQPRITNEDLLEFDTTTDSIGDPVELDTKDGIIFEENDEGEDIDEYYVEEDAEEEGVIIASDDQANMHLQNTVGLPEATALFATSRGFIDESDIVSQDEEMQLVKLNITNSNGKNSITWVNMVTE
- the LOC131435462 gene encoding transmembrane protein 60, whose amino-acid sequence is MGFVQRALFTWFILLVFLILLCLRLENRINWNWFIVFIPLWLYDTILITWVIIEIIQRQHANRLISFRHYKYYVAGILLKILSQIFICLKMEYNSMPLYGMMIPIWCLVSMLVVYIANNLQPKPRSAGSNKSNRQTVTASS